One genomic region from Tachysurus fulvidraco isolate hzauxx_2018 chromosome 14, HZAU_PFXX_2.0, whole genome shotgun sequence encodes:
- the hcfc1b gene encoding host cell factor 1b isoform X1, producing the protein MASSGTNNTLSVSGSVLQPRWKRVLGWSGPVPRPRHGHRAVAIKELMVVFGGGNEGIVDELHVYNTATNQWFIPAVRGDVPPGCAAYGFVCDGTRLLVFGGMVEYGKYSNDLYELQASRWEWKRLKPKAPKNGPPPCPRLGHSFSLVGNKCYLFGGLANDSEDPKNNIPRYLNDLYTLELRPGSNVAGWDIPITYGVLPPPRESHTAVVYTEKTSKKSRLVIYGGMSGCRLGDLWTLDIDTLTWNKPTISGTAPLPRSLHSATTISNKMYVFGGWVPLVMDDVKVATHEKEWKCTNTLACLNLDSMSWETILMDTLEDNIPRARAGHCSVAINSRLYVWSGRDGYRKAWNNQVCCKDLWYLETDRPLAPSRVQLVRANTSSLEVSWGAVPTADAYLLQLQKYEIPAAATASSPGITPTSSLPSNSPKSPALASPASQSMPVTGVTLVPQVPSPTTTMPGNPLAAASPRGPGKTILKVAAPQAPAGTSIVTVRQASQVGKSPVTVASLPAGVRMVVPAQSGGTPIGSSPQMSGMAALAAAAAATQKIPPSTTATVLNVPAGATIMKTVAVTPGSTALPATVKVASPVTVSNPATRMLKTAAAQAGTSTITTPNTPTRPIITVHKSGTVTVAQQAQVVTTVVGGVTKTITLVKSPLTMGSGGTLLSSLGKVMSMVQTKPVQSSAVTGQAGSPVTQIIQTKGPLPAGTILKLVTSADGKPTTIITTTQAGGTGTKPTILGISPTSTTKPGTTIIKTIPMSAIQQGAAGLSYCTTSGTGIKSPITIITTKMVTPGTPGKIITAVPKLAAGSAQQGLTQVVLKGAPGQPGTILRTVPMGGVRLVSPGTVSGVKPTVTTLVVKGTTGVTTLGTVTGTISTSLAGGNVATANSSLATPITTLGTIATLSSQVINPTAITVSAPQTNLTTAPTVAIQAATQPTQVTLISTPSGVEAQQDLPVSILASPTSEQPSTTGTDAGDAPGEVTLVCSNPPCETHETGTTNTATTVSANIGNERVCSNPPCETHVTGTTNTTTTASSDMGRVQQVCSNPPCETHETGTTNTSTQASSNMGVETNTVQRVCSNPPCETHETGTTNTATQASSSMGSAETNTVQKVCSNPPCETHETGTTNTATQASSSMGSTETNTVQGVCSNSACESHETGTTNTATQASSSIGSAETNTVQRVCSNSRCESHETGTTNTPTQVSSNMGSTETKTVQRACSNPPCETHETGTTNTPTQASSNIGTGQNGMVQRVCSNPPCETHETGTTNTATTATSSLESPEGTAQQSGDGQDAGTSAEATSLTESANPPIQSRAITTVTQATPTPGPSVPEISSMAGSAAVAEGSGEAEAMDHGDSEAVAMGEEPMQTEAELGAEGAVRVVAIEEGAAGEAGTMLQVHVAMEAQPGQGEQAEMDQGGDGAEAVALAGQDSEALALPQELMSAEGQQATLMVTGLTPEELAVTAAAEAAAQAAATEEAQALAIQAVLQAAQQAVLNEGDSGQDGQQTTTIPIVLTQQELAALVQQQQQLQEVQAAAAAAAAAASAQQLAAESSAAPLPTEGLAPADSLNDPTTESNGHEMAAAVTGAVAQLLPSTSAETLAPSSTLAPAQPMVVASPAKIQAATTLAEVANGIESAAGKPGAPPAVVKPPVKKENQWFDVGIVKVTNMVVTHYYVPADDSEVTDDDSGAIPDYSQMKKVELSPGTAYKFRVAGINACGRGTFSEVSAFKTCLPGFPGAPCAIKISKSPDGAHLTWEPPSVTSGKIIEYSVYLAIQSSQTTEAKPSAPAQLAFMRVYCGPNPSCLVQTSSLSNAHIDYTTKPAIIFRIAARNEKGYGPATQVRWLQETSKDGSAAKPAAKRPVSSPDTKGTGPKKARADQ; encoded by the exons ATGGCTTCTTCTGGTACTAACAACACATTGAGCGTTTCGGGCTCGGTGCTGCAGCCGAGGTGGAAGCGGGTGCTCGGATGGTCCGGCCCGGTGCCTCGGCCTCGTCACGGACACCGCGCCGTCGCCATTAAAGAGCTGATGGTGGTGTTCGGCGGCGGCAATGAAGGAATCGTGGATGAACTTCACGTGTACAACACAG CGACTAATCAGTGGTTTATCCCGGCTGTCCGGGGCGACGTGCCACCTGGTTGTGCTGCttatgggtttgtgtgtgacgGCACCCGACTGTTGGTGTTCGGAGGAATGGTTGAATATGGAAAATACAGCAACGATCTCTATGAACTACAG GCTAGTAGATGGGAGTGGAAGCGGCTGAAACCTAAAGCTCCAAAGAACGGCCCACCTCCTTGTCCACGCCTGGGTCACAGCTTCTCCCTTGTGGGGAATAAATGCTACCTATTTGGTGGACTTGCCAATGACAGTGAAGATCCCAAAAACAATATTCCAAG ATACCTGAATGACCTGTACACGCTCGAGCTGCGCCCAGGATCCAACGTGGCAGGCTGGGACATCCCCATCACATACGGCGTGCTTCCTCCACCTCGTGAGAGCCACACAGCCGTAGTCTACACAGAGAAAACCTCAAAGAAGTCTCGCCTCGTCATCTACGGCGGCATGAGCGGCTGCCGCCTCGGAGACCTCTGGACGTTAGATATAG ACACACTTACATGGAACAAGCCAACGATCAGTGGCACTGCTCCTCTCCCTCGCAGTCTTCACTCTGCCACCACCATATCTAACAA AATGTACGTGTTCGGTGGATGGGTGCCTTTGGTGATGGATGACGTGAAAGTGGCTACGCATGAAAAAGAATGGAAGTGTACAAACACACTGGCATGCCTAAATCTGG ACTCTATGAGCTGGGAGACTATTTTAATGGACACTCTGGAAGACAACATCCCAAGAGCCAGGGCAGGGCACTGCTCTGTAGCCATCAACTCCAGACTTTACGTCTGGAGCGGCAGAGACGGCTACCGCAAAGCCTGGAACAACCAAGTGTGTTGCAAGGACCTCTGGTATTTGGAGACAG acCGCCCTCTGGCGCCATCTCGTGTGCAACTAGTTCGTGCCAATACAAGTTCACTGGAGGTGAGCTGGGGTGCTGTGCCCACTGCTGATGCCTACCTGCTGCagctgcagaaatatgaaattcCGGCAGCAGCGACGGCCTCCTCCCCCGGCATCACTCCCACTTCCTCGCTGCCCTCAAACTCACCCAAGAGCCCGGCCCTGGCTTCCCCTGCCTCGCAGAGCATGCCTGTCACAGGGGTCACCCTTGTACCACAGGTTCCCTCACCTACCACAACCATGCCTGGGAACCCACTTGCTGCAGCCTCACCGCGTGGCCCAGGTAAAA CCATCTTGAAAGTGGCAGCACCTCAGGCCCCCGCCGGGACGTCTATCGTCACCGTGCGTCAGGCCAGTCAGGTCGGTAAATCCCCAGTTACAGTCGCGTCTCTTCCTGCTGGGGTCCGTATGGTCGTTCCTGCACAGAGCGGAGGGACG CCGATCGGGAGCAGCCCTCAGATGAGCGGCATGGCCGCTCTGGCCGCGGCTGCGGCTGCCACGCAGAAAATCCCTCCTTCGACGACGGCCACAGTTCTGAACGTTCCCGCAGGAGCCACTATAATGAAAACCGTCGCAGTCACTCCAGGCTCCACAGCTCTTCCTGCTACAGTGAAAGTAGCCTCACCAGTGACC GTGAGCAATCCAGCGACCCGCATGCTGAAGACGGCGGCAGCTCAAGCCGGAACTTCTACCATCACTACTCCCAACACGCCAACACGTCCCATCATCACTGTGCACAAATCTGGCACTGTGACCGTGGCCCAACAGGCCCAGGTGGTCACCACCGTGGTGGGAGGAGTCACTAAAACCATTACGCTCGTAAAGAGCCCGCTGACTATGGGCAGCGGCGGAACTCTG CTCTCTAGCCTGGGGAAGGTGATGTCCATGGTCCAGACTAAACCAGTTCAGAGTTCTGCTGTGACGGGACAAGCTGGCAGTCCTGTCACACAGATCATACAG ACGAAGGGTCCTCTGCCCGCAGGCACCATATTGAAGTTAGTCACCTCGGCGGATGGCAAacccaccaccatcatcactacCACGCAGGCAGGTGGCACCGGCACCAAACCCACCATTCTGGGCATCTCCCCTACAAGCACTACCAAACCTGGCACCACCATCATTAAGACCATTCCGATGTCCGCTATTCAGCAGGGAGCTGCGGGTTTGTCTTACT GTACTACCTCTGGCACTGGTATAAAGTCTCCTATTACTATCATCACAACAAAAATGGTGACGCCTGGCACACCAGGAAAAATCATCACTGCTGTGCCAAAGCTGGCTGCTGGAAGTGCACAGCAAGGATTGACTCAG GTGGTCCTAAAGGGGGCACCAGGGCAGCCTGGCACCATTCTTCGCACTGTGCCCATGGGTGGCGTGCGTCTCGTTTCTCCTGGTACCGTGTCTGGTGTCAAACCCACGGTTACCACACTTGTGGTTAAAGGCACCACAG gaGTAACTACTCTTGGCACTGTGACTGGAACAATTTCAACCAGCCTGGCAGGGGGCAACGTTGCCACTGCTAATTCTAGTCTGGCTACACCCATAACCACCCTGGGCACCATCGCCACACTCTCCAGCCAGGTGATCAACCCCACAGCAATCACAGTGTCTGCACCCCAGACAAACCTGACTACTGCACCTACGGTGGCCATACAG GCAGCTACCCAGCCCACTCAAGTGACACTGATAAGCACCCCCAGTGGTGTGGAGGCACAGCAGGACCTCCCGGTGTCCATTCTGGCTTCCCCCACCTCTGAACAGCCCTCTACCACGGGCACTGATGCGGGCGATGCCCCGGGTGAAGTCACACTGGTCTGTTCCAACCCACCATGCGAGACCCACGAAACCGGTACGACCAACACGGCCACCACCGTCTCCGCCAACATTGGAAACGAGCGTGTGTGTTCAAACCCACCCTGTGAGACACACGTGACCGGAACGACCAACACGACGACCACGGCGTCGTCCGACATGGGCCGCGTGCAACAAGTATGCAGCAACCCGCCATGCGAAACGCATGAAACGGgcaccacaaacacatcaacacagGCGTCCTCAAACATGGGCGTAGAGACCAACACAGTACAGAGAGTATGTTCCAACCCACCATGCGAAACGCACGAAACTGGCACTACCAACACAGCTACACAGGCATCTTCAAGCATGGGCAGTGCTGAGACTAACACTGTACAGAAAGTGTGTTCTAACCCACCTTGTGAGACCCATGAAACCGGCACCACCAACACAGCCACGCAGGCATCTTCAAGCATGGGCAGCACAGAAACCAACACTGTACAAGGAGTGTGTTCCAACTCAGCTTGTGAGAGCCATGAAACCGGCACCACCAACACAGCCACGCAGGCATCTTCCAGTATAGGCAGTGCAGAAACCAACACAGTACAGAGAGTGTGTTCTAACTCGCGTTGTGAGAGCCATGAAACCGGCACCACCAACACACCCACGCAGGTCTCTTCTAATATGGGCAGCACAGAAACCAAAACAGTACAGAGAGCGTGTTCTAACCCGCCGTGTGAGACCCATGAAACCGGCACCACTAATACACCGACACAGGCTTCATCCAACATCGGCACAGGACAGAACGGCATGGTGCAGAGAGTGTGTTCCAACCCGCCGTGTGAGACACACGAGACCGGCACCACCAACACAGCCACTACTGCCACCAGCAGCCTCGAGTCACCAGAAGGAACAG CGCAACAGAGCGGTGATGGACAGGACGCCGGCACCAGCGCCGAGGCGACTTCGTTGACAGAATCTGCTAATCCCCCGATTCAGAGCAGAGCCATCACCACTGTGACGCAGGCCACGCCCACCCCAGGACCCTCTGTTCCC gaaATCTCATCCATGGCAGGTTCTGCTGCTGTAGCGGAGGGCTCTGGTGAAGCTGAGGCAATGGACCATGGAGACTCTGAAGCAGTAGCGATGGGAGAGGAGCCCATGCAAACTGAGGCTGAACTGGGTGCCGAGGGAGCTGTTCGAGTTGTTGCTATCGAGGAGGGTGCTGCTGGTGAAGCTGGCACCATGCTGCAGGTTCACGTTGCCATGGAAGCACAGCCAGGCCAGGGAGAGCAAGCTGAG ATGGATCAGGGTGGTGATGGGGCAGAAGCTGTGGCTCTGGCAGGGCAGGACTCTGAGGCCTTGGCGCTGCCTCAGGAACTAATGTCAGCCGAGGGGCAGCAGGCCACGTTGATGGTGACTGGACTGACCCCGGAGGAACTTGCCGTCACTGCTGCAGCGGAAGCCGCTGCTCAGGCTGCAGCTACAGAAGAGGCCCAGGCGCTCGCCATACAGGCTGTGCTGCAGGCAGCCCAACAGGCCGTGCTCA atgaAGGAGACTCGGGACAGGACGGTCAACAGACCACCACCATTCCTATTGTACTGACGCAACAGGAACTGGCAGCTCTggttcagcagcagcagcagctccaggAGGTTCAAGCAGCGGCGGCCGCGGCGGCAGCTGCCGCCTCCGCCCAGCAATTGGCGGCCGAATCGAGTGCGGCTCCCTTGCCCACAGAGGGCCTGGCACCTGCGGACAGCCTCAACGACCCCACGACCGAAAGTAACGGTCATGAGATGGCTGCTGCAGTAACTGGAGCTGTAGCTCAGCTTCTACCCAGCACTTCTGCAGAGA CTTTGGCTCCATCAAGTACACTTGCCCCAGCCCAGCCCATGGTGGTTGCCAGCCCTGCCAAGATACAGGCTGCCACTACGCTTGCTGAGGTGGCCAATGGCATAGAGTCTGCAGCTGGG AAGCCAGGAGCACCACCTGCGGTTGTGAAACCGccagtgaagaaagaaaatcagtGGTTCGATGTTGGAATAGTCAAAGTGACCAACATGGTTGTCACGCACTATTATGTCCCAGCAGATGATTCAGAAGTCACCGAT GATGATTCTGGAGCCATACCAGACTACAGTCaaatgaagaaggtggagctaTCTCCTGGCACCGCTTACAAGTTCCGTGTGGCCGGAATCAACGCTTGTGGCCGTGGAACGTTTTCTGAAGTGTCCGCGTTCAAGACTTGCTTGCCCGGTTTCCCTGGAGCACCGTGTGCCATTAAAATTAGCAAG AGTCCTGATGGTGCACACCTCACCTGGGAACCTCCATCAGTAACGTCAGGGAAGATCATAGAGTATTCCGTCTACCTGGCCATCCAGAGCTCTCAGACGACCGAGGCCAAACCATCTGCCCCGGCTCAGCTGGCTTTTATGCGGGTGTACTGTGGGCCAAACCCTTCCTGCCTAGTCCAGACTTCCAGCCTGTCCAATGCTCACATTGACTACACCACCAAACCCGCCATCATCTTCCGCATTGCCGCCCGCAATGAGAAGGGCTACGGCCCTGCTACGCAAGTCAGGTGGCTACAAG AAACGAGTAAAGATGGATCTGCTGCCAAACCTGCAGCAAAGAGACCGGTTTCATCTCCTGATAC GAAAGGTACCGGTCCGAAAAAGGCGAGAGCTGACCAGTGA
- the hcfc1b gene encoding host cell factor 1b isoform X4, with protein sequence MASSGTNNTLSVSGSVLQPRWKRVLGWSGPVPRPRHGHRAVAIKELMVVFGGGNEGIVDELHVYNTATNQWFIPAVRGDVPPGCAAYGFVCDGTRLLVFGGMVEYGKYSNDLYELQASRWEWKRLKPKAPKNGPPPCPRLGHSFSLVGNKCYLFGGLANDSEDPKNNIPRYLNDLYTLELRPGSNVAGWDIPITYGVLPPPRESHTAVVYTEKTSKKSRLVIYGGMSGCRLGDLWTLDIDTLTWNKPTISGTAPLPRSLHSATTISNKMYVFGGWVPLVMDDVKVATHEKEWKCTNTLACLNLDSMSWETILMDTLEDNIPRARAGHCSVAINSRLYVWSGRDGYRKAWNNQVCCKDLWYLETDRPLAPSRVQLVRANTSSLEVSWGAVPTADAYLLQLQKYEIPAAATASSPGITPTSSLPSNSPKSPALASPASQSMPVTGVTLVPQVPSPTTTMPGNPLAAASPRGPAILKVAAPQAPAGTSIVTVRQASQVGKSPVTVASLPAGVRMVVPAQSGGTPIGSSPQMSGMAALAAAAAATQKIPPSTTATVLNVPAGATIMKTVAVTPGSTALPATVKVASPVTVSNPATRMLKTAAAQAGTSTITTPNTPTRPIITVHKSGTVTVAQQAQVVTTVVGGVTKTITLVKSPLTMGSGGTLLSSLGKVMSMVQTKPVQSSAVTGQAGSPVTQIIQTKGPLPAGTILKLVTSADGKPTTIITTTQAGGTGTKPTILGISPTSTTKPGTTIIKTIPMSAIQQGAAGTTSGTGIKSPITIITTKMVTPGTPGKIITAVPKLAAGSAQQGLTQVVLKGAPGQPGTILRTVPMGGVRLVSPGTVSGVKPTVTTLVVKGTTGVTTLGTVTGTISTSLAGGNVATANSSLATPITTLGTIATLSSQVINPTAITVSAPQTNLTTAPTVAIQAATQPTQVTLISTPSGVEAQQDLPVSILASPTSEQPSTTGTDAGDAPGEVTLVCSNPPCETHETGTTNTATTVSANIGNERVCSNPPCETHVTGTTNTTTTASSDMGRVQQVCSNPPCETHETGTTNTSTQASSNMGVETNTVQRVCSNPPCETHETGTTNTATQASSSMGSAETNTVQKVCSNPPCETHETGTTNTATQASSSMGSTETNTVQGVCSNSACESHETGTTNTATQASSSIGSAETNTVQRVCSNSRCESHETGTTNTPTQVSSNMGSTETKTVQRACSNPPCETHETGTTNTPTQASSNIGTGQNGMVQRVCSNPPCETHETGTTNTATTATSSLESPEGTAQQSGDGQDAGTSAEATSLTESANPPIQSRAITTVTQATPTPGPSVPEISSMAGSAAVAEGSGEAEAMDHGDSEAVAMGEEPMQTEAELGAEGAVRVVAIEEGAAGEAGTMLQVHVAMEAQPGQGEQAEMDQGGDGAEAVALAGQDSEALALPQELMSAEGQQATLMVTGLTPEELAVTAAAEAAAQAAATEEAQALAIQAVLQAAQQAVLNEGDSGQDGQQTTTIPIVLTQQELAALVQQQQQLQEVQAAAAAAAAAASAQQLAAESSAAPLPTEGLAPADSLNDPTTESNGHEMAAAVTGAVAQLLPSTSAETLAPSSTLAPAQPMVVASPAKIQAATTLAEVANGIESAAGKPGAPPAVVKPPVKKENQWFDVGIVKVTNMVVTHYYVPADDSEVTDDDSGAIPDYSQMKKVELSPGTAYKFRVAGINACGRGTFSEVSAFKTCLPGFPGAPCAIKISKSPDGAHLTWEPPSVTSGKIIEYSVYLAIQSSQTTEAKPSAPAQLAFMRVYCGPNPSCLVQTSSLSNAHIDYTTKPAIIFRIAARNEKGYGPATQVRWLQETSKDGSAAKPAAKRPVSSPDTKGTGPKKARADQ encoded by the exons ATGGCTTCTTCTGGTACTAACAACACATTGAGCGTTTCGGGCTCGGTGCTGCAGCCGAGGTGGAAGCGGGTGCTCGGATGGTCCGGCCCGGTGCCTCGGCCTCGTCACGGACACCGCGCCGTCGCCATTAAAGAGCTGATGGTGGTGTTCGGCGGCGGCAATGAAGGAATCGTGGATGAACTTCACGTGTACAACACAG CGACTAATCAGTGGTTTATCCCGGCTGTCCGGGGCGACGTGCCACCTGGTTGTGCTGCttatgggtttgtgtgtgacgGCACCCGACTGTTGGTGTTCGGAGGAATGGTTGAATATGGAAAATACAGCAACGATCTCTATGAACTACAG GCTAGTAGATGGGAGTGGAAGCGGCTGAAACCTAAAGCTCCAAAGAACGGCCCACCTCCTTGTCCACGCCTGGGTCACAGCTTCTCCCTTGTGGGGAATAAATGCTACCTATTTGGTGGACTTGCCAATGACAGTGAAGATCCCAAAAACAATATTCCAAG ATACCTGAATGACCTGTACACGCTCGAGCTGCGCCCAGGATCCAACGTGGCAGGCTGGGACATCCCCATCACATACGGCGTGCTTCCTCCACCTCGTGAGAGCCACACAGCCGTAGTCTACACAGAGAAAACCTCAAAGAAGTCTCGCCTCGTCATCTACGGCGGCATGAGCGGCTGCCGCCTCGGAGACCTCTGGACGTTAGATATAG ACACACTTACATGGAACAAGCCAACGATCAGTGGCACTGCTCCTCTCCCTCGCAGTCTTCACTCTGCCACCACCATATCTAACAA AATGTACGTGTTCGGTGGATGGGTGCCTTTGGTGATGGATGACGTGAAAGTGGCTACGCATGAAAAAGAATGGAAGTGTACAAACACACTGGCATGCCTAAATCTGG ACTCTATGAGCTGGGAGACTATTTTAATGGACACTCTGGAAGACAACATCCCAAGAGCCAGGGCAGGGCACTGCTCTGTAGCCATCAACTCCAGACTTTACGTCTGGAGCGGCAGAGACGGCTACCGCAAAGCCTGGAACAACCAAGTGTGTTGCAAGGACCTCTGGTATTTGGAGACAG acCGCCCTCTGGCGCCATCTCGTGTGCAACTAGTTCGTGCCAATACAAGTTCACTGGAGGTGAGCTGGGGTGCTGTGCCCACTGCTGATGCCTACCTGCTGCagctgcagaaatatgaaattcCGGCAGCAGCGACGGCCTCCTCCCCCGGCATCACTCCCACTTCCTCGCTGCCCTCAAACTCACCCAAGAGCCCGGCCCTGGCTTCCCCTGCCTCGCAGAGCATGCCTGTCACAGGGGTCACCCTTGTACCACAGGTTCCCTCACCTACCACAACCATGCCTGGGAACCCACTTGCTGCAGCCTCACCGCGTGGCCCAG CCATCTTGAAAGTGGCAGCACCTCAGGCCCCCGCCGGGACGTCTATCGTCACCGTGCGTCAGGCCAGTCAGGTCGGTAAATCCCCAGTTACAGTCGCGTCTCTTCCTGCTGGGGTCCGTATGGTCGTTCCTGCACAGAGCGGAGGGACG CCGATCGGGAGCAGCCCTCAGATGAGCGGCATGGCCGCTCTGGCCGCGGCTGCGGCTGCCACGCAGAAAATCCCTCCTTCGACGACGGCCACAGTTCTGAACGTTCCCGCAGGAGCCACTATAATGAAAACCGTCGCAGTCACTCCAGGCTCCACAGCTCTTCCTGCTACAGTGAAAGTAGCCTCACCAGTGACC GTGAGCAATCCAGCGACCCGCATGCTGAAGACGGCGGCAGCTCAAGCCGGAACTTCTACCATCACTACTCCCAACACGCCAACACGTCCCATCATCACTGTGCACAAATCTGGCACTGTGACCGTGGCCCAACAGGCCCAGGTGGTCACCACCGTGGTGGGAGGAGTCACTAAAACCATTACGCTCGTAAAGAGCCCGCTGACTATGGGCAGCGGCGGAACTCTG CTCTCTAGCCTGGGGAAGGTGATGTCCATGGTCCAGACTAAACCAGTTCAGAGTTCTGCTGTGACGGGACAAGCTGGCAGTCCTGTCACACAGATCATACAG ACGAAGGGTCCTCTGCCCGCAGGCACCATATTGAAGTTAGTCACCTCGGCGGATGGCAAacccaccaccatcatcactacCACGCAGGCAGGTGGCACCGGCACCAAACCCACCATTCTGGGCATCTCCCCTACAAGCACTACCAAACCTGGCACCACCATCATTAAGACCATTCCGATGTCCGCTATTCAGCAGGGAGCTGCGG GTACTACCTCTGGCACTGGTATAAAGTCTCCTATTACTATCATCACAACAAAAATGGTGACGCCTGGCACACCAGGAAAAATCATCACTGCTGTGCCAAAGCTGGCTGCTGGAAGTGCACAGCAAGGATTGACTCAG GTGGTCCTAAAGGGGGCACCAGGGCAGCCTGGCACCATTCTTCGCACTGTGCCCATGGGTGGCGTGCGTCTCGTTTCTCCTGGTACCGTGTCTGGTGTCAAACCCACGGTTACCACACTTGTGGTTAAAGGCACCACAG gaGTAACTACTCTTGGCACTGTGACTGGAACAATTTCAACCAGCCTGGCAGGGGGCAACGTTGCCACTGCTAATTCTAGTCTGGCTACACCCATAACCACCCTGGGCACCATCGCCACACTCTCCAGCCAGGTGATCAACCCCACAGCAATCACAGTGTCTGCACCCCAGACAAACCTGACTACTGCACCTACGGTGGCCATACAG GCAGCTACCCAGCCCACTCAAGTGACACTGATAAGCACCCCCAGTGGTGTGGAGGCACAGCAGGACCTCCCGGTGTCCATTCTGGCTTCCCCCACCTCTGAACAGCCCTCTACCACGGGCACTGATGCGGGCGATGCCCCGGGTGAAGTCACACTGGTCTGTTCCAACCCACCATGCGAGACCCACGAAACCGGTACGACCAACACGGCCACCACCGTCTCCGCCAACATTGGAAACGAGCGTGTGTGTTCAAACCCACCCTGTGAGACACACGTGACCGGAACGACCAACACGACGACCACGGCGTCGTCCGACATGGGCCGCGTGCAACAAGTATGCAGCAACCCGCCATGCGAAACGCATGAAACGGgcaccacaaacacatcaacacagGCGTCCTCAAACATGGGCGTAGAGACCAACACAGTACAGAGAGTATGTTCCAACCCACCATGCGAAACGCACGAAACTGGCACTACCAACACAGCTACACAGGCATCTTCAAGCATGGGCAGTGCTGAGACTAACACTGTACAGAAAGTGTGTTCTAACCCACCTTGTGAGACCCATGAAACCGGCACCACCAACACAGCCACGCAGGCATCTTCAAGCATGGGCAGCACAGAAACCAACACTGTACAAGGAGTGTGTTCCAACTCAGCTTGTGAGAGCCATGAAACCGGCACCACCAACACAGCCACGCAGGCATCTTCCAGTATAGGCAGTGCAGAAACCAACACAGTACAGAGAGTGTGTTCTAACTCGCGTTGTGAGAGCCATGAAACCGGCACCACCAACACACCCACGCAGGTCTCTTCTAATATGGGCAGCACAGAAACCAAAACAGTACAGAGAGCGTGTTCTAACCCGCCGTGTGAGACCCATGAAACCGGCACCACTAATACACCGACACAGGCTTCATCCAACATCGGCACAGGACAGAACGGCATGGTGCAGAGAGTGTGTTCCAACCCGCCGTGTGAGACACACGAGACCGGCACCACCAACACAGCCACTACTGCCACCAGCAGCCTCGAGTCACCAGAAGGAACAG CGCAACAGAGCGGTGATGGACAGGACGCCGGCACCAGCGCCGAGGCGACTTCGTTGACAGAATCTGCTAATCCCCCGATTCAGAGCAGAGCCATCACCACTGTGACGCAGGCCACGCCCACCCCAGGACCCTCTGTTCCC gaaATCTCATCCATGGCAGGTTCTGCTGCTGTAGCGGAGGGCTCTGGTGAAGCTGAGGCAATGGACCATGGAGACTCTGAAGCAGTAGCGATGGGAGAGGAGCCCATGCAAACTGAGGCTGAACTGGGTGCCGAGGGAGCTGTTCGAGTTGTTGCTATCGAGGAGGGTGCTGCTGGTGAAGCTGGCACCATGCTGCAGGTTCACGTTGCCATGGAAGCACAGCCAGGCCAGGGAGAGCAAGCTGAG ATGGATCAGGGTGGTGATGGGGCAGAAGCTGTGGCTCTGGCAGGGCAGGACTCTGAGGCCTTGGCGCTGCCTCAGGAACTAATGTCAGCCGAGGGGCAGCAGGCCACGTTGATGGTGACTGGACTGACCCCGGAGGAACTTGCCGTCACTGCTGCAGCGGAAGCCGCTGCTCAGGCTGCAGCTACAGAAGAGGCCCAGGCGCTCGCCATACAGGCTGTGCTGCAGGCAGCCCAACAGGCCGTGCTCA atgaAGGAGACTCGGGACAGGACGGTCAACAGACCACCACCATTCCTATTGTACTGACGCAACAGGAACTGGCAGCTCTggttcagcagcagcagcagctccaggAGGTTCAAGCAGCGGCGGCCGCGGCGGCAGCTGCCGCCTCCGCCCAGCAATTGGCGGCCGAATCGAGTGCGGCTCCCTTGCCCACAGAGGGCCTGGCACCTGCGGACAGCCTCAACGACCCCACGACCGAAAGTAACGGTCATGAGATGGCTGCTGCAGTAACTGGAGCTGTAGCTCAGCTTCTACCCAGCACTTCTGCAGAGA CTTTGGCTCCATCAAGTACACTTGCCCCAGCCCAGCCCATGGTGGTTGCCAGCCCTGCCAAGATACAGGCTGCCACTACGCTTGCTGAGGTGGCCAATGGCATAGAGTCTGCAGCTGGG AAGCCAGGAGCACCACCTGCGGTTGTGAAACCGccagtgaagaaagaaaatcagtGGTTCGATGTTGGAATAGTCAAAGTGACCAACATGGTTGTCACGCACTATTATGTCCCAGCAGATGATTCAGAAGTCACCGAT GATGATTCTGGAGCCATACCAGACTACAGTCaaatgaagaaggtggagctaTCTCCTGGCACCGCTTACAAGTTCCGTGTGGCCGGAATCAACGCTTGTGGCCGTGGAACGTTTTCTGAAGTGTCCGCGTTCAAGACTTGCTTGCCCGGTTTCCCTGGAGCACCGTGTGCCATTAAAATTAGCAAG AGTCCTGATGGTGCACACCTCACCTGGGAACCTCCATCAGTAACGTCAGGGAAGATCATAGAGTATTCCGTCTACCTGGCCATCCAGAGCTCTCAGACGACCGAGGCCAAACCATCTGCCCCGGCTCAGCTGGCTTTTATGCGGGTGTACTGTGGGCCAAACCCTTCCTGCCTAGTCCAGACTTCCAGCCTGTCCAATGCTCACATTGACTACACCACCAAACCCGCCATCATCTTCCGCATTGCCGCCCGCAATGAGAAGGGCTACGGCCCTGCTACGCAAGTCAGGTGGCTACAAG AAACGAGTAAAGATGGATCTGCTGCCAAACCTGCAGCAAAGAGACCGGTTTCATCTCCTGATAC GAAAGGTACCGGTCCGAAAAAGGCGAGAGCTGACCAGTGA